In Candidatus Binatia bacterium, a single window of DNA contains:
- a CDS encoding cytochrome b N-terminal domain-containing protein has product MALKDKLEEVKKDIVESHVWKAIFRHGYEDTPRNRVLMVTANVWLHLHPAKVRRHGVRMRFTWCMGGLTFLMFLMTVVTGIYLMFYYRPVGEYAFADMQYLEQDMPFGMLMRNMHRWAAHAMVVFVWLHMFRVFLTGSYKPPREFNWIVGVLLLVLTLLLSFTGYLLPWDQLSIWAVTVGSNMARASPLLGHEGPFHEFVGANPVYDARAFLFGGGEIGPHTLLRFYILHCIFIPLVASLLMAVHFWRIRRDGFSGPSL; this is encoded by the coding sequence ATGGCGCTTAAAGACAAACTGGAAGAAGTAAAAAAAGACATCGTCGAGAGCCATGTCTGGAAAGCGATCTTCCGCCACGGTTACGAGGACACGCCGCGGAACCGGGTGCTCATGGTCACGGCGAACGTATGGCTCCACCTCCATCCGGCGAAAGTGCGCCGTCACGGCGTCAGAATGCGCTTTACCTGGTGCATGGGCGGGCTCACGTTTCTCATGTTTCTCATGACCGTCGTCACCGGTATCTATCTGATGTTTTATTACCGGCCCGTGGGGGAGTACGCCTTCGCCGACATGCAGTACCTGGAACAAGACATGCCCTTCGGCATGCTGATGCGCAACATGCACCGCTGGGCGGCGCACGCGATGGTCGTTTTCGTCTGGCTGCACATGTTCCGCGTCTTTCTCACCGGTTCCTACAAGCCGCCGCGCGAGTTCAACTGGATCGTCGGCGTGCTGTTGCTGGTGCTGACGCTTTTGCTGAGCTTCACCGGGTATCTGCTGCCGTGGGACCAGCTCTCGATCTGGGCGGTCACGGTCGGTTCCAATATGGCGCGCGCCTCGCCGCTCCTCGGACACGAAGGACCGTTTCACGAGTTTGTCGGTGCAAATCCCGTTTATGACGCGCGTGCGTTTCTCTTCGGCGGCGGAGAGATCGGACCGCACACGTTGCTGCGCTTCTATATCCTGCACTGCATCTTCATTCCGCTCGTGGCCAGCCTCTTGATGGCGGTTCATTTCTGGCGCATCCGGCGCGACGGATTTTCCGGCCCGTCGCTCTAA
- a CDS encoding cytochrome C — protein sequence MADEAQEKKKPASVDDKIHTWPHLVRGEFLVTIFVVVVLTLWALLLDAPLEEPANPTRTPNPSKAPWYFLGLQEMLVYYDPWHAGVVLPTLIIIGLMVIPFIDINPAGNGYYTFKDRKYEILTFFFGFHILWVSMIIIGTFFRGPGWNLFWPWEHWDPHKVQALTNVDLPYLVGFRDYYWSAAFGLFCVVAYFIVGMALFYYWVLRVKGKEFMERWGPVRFGITAFLMVTMLALPVKMFLRLALNVKYILATKWINI from the coding sequence ATGGCGGACGAGGCCCAAGAAAAGAAAAAACCCGCGTCGGTCGACGACAAGATCCACACCTGGCCCCATCTCGTGCGCGGGGAGTTCCTGGTCACGATCTTCGTCGTGGTCGTACTCACGCTGTGGGCGCTGCTCCTCGATGCTCCGCTCGAGGAGCCGGCCAACCCCACGCGCACGCCCAACCCGTCGAAGGCGCCCTGGTACTTCCTCGGCTTGCAGGAGATGTTGGTTTACTACGATCCGTGGCACGCCGGGGTCGTCCTGCCGACGCTCATCATCATCGGCCTGATGGTGATTCCTTTTATCGACATCAATCCGGCCGGGAACGGCTACTACACGTTTAAGGACCGGAAGTACGAAATCCTCACCTTCTTTTTCGGCTTCCATATTCTCTGGGTGAGCATGATCATAATCGGGACCTTCTTTCGCGGCCCCGGCTGGAACCTGTTCTGGCCGTGGGAGCACTGGGATCCGCACAAGGTCCAGGCTTTGACCAACGTGGATCTTCCGTATCTGGTGGGCTTCCGGGATTACTACTGGTCCGCGGCGTTCGGGCTGTTTTGTGTCGTCGCTTATTTCATCGTCGGTATGGCGCTCTTCTATTACTGGGTGCTCCGGGTCAAAGGGAAGGAGTTCATGGAGCGGTGGGGACCCGTGCGCTTTGGGATCACCGCCTTTCTCATGGTCACGATGCTCGCGCTTCCCGTGAAGATGTTCCTGCGGCTCGCCCTTAACGTTAAGTACATCCTCGCCACGAAGTGGATCAATATCTGA
- a CDS encoding c-type cytochrome, whose amino-acid sequence MAVRGVDEKEEKKSYGSVFLLGSALLVVATLWSFWDDNITRRPWKRYQANFYRLDYQKAKAAYAEEDKKLQADPAYQELVKKLKAEQESLEKGELSKKLRALESQEKSATVRFGDLDQKVKFIKSELEEAWYEHDHALQQGRSTKPYEETIRELEGRKAKLDPEVEKARQEKERIKDEIKKINAGIKDLENELAKKTAERDKWLTTIQNATLVQLGPIPLYKIPNIRQVVLNEFDRNTFDQPIARVDRCQTCHTAINRPGFENDPQPYRTHPRREVLLADNAHPPDKFGCTGCHDGQGPAVSGAMKAHGETPPGEHNYWEHPLLRGPKVQSSCTSCHLNVQALEDAPLAAQGQRIFEQIGCTGCHLVKGYEDIPKIGPSLKRISAKVDPSWMVRWIENPHKFRPRTRMPNFEFKQDEAVAIAAFLWSLAKEEGDKWLQEHPMPAGVRDGDKSLAAQGKTLVESIGCKGCHGFAEGEFSTTVGKEKDLVPNLKDVAGKVGARWTYYWIKNPRDYFPQTHMPSLRLTDAEAAAITGYLMTLGATTEPIAGIAEKLADAKNIKRGESLTRKYGCFGCHDIQGMEKESRIGVELTTFGSKKLEELFFGNHTDIPNTWDDWTTNKLKTPRTYATERVEQVMPQFDLADEDIKALRTLLAGFQDRKVPARYMAERGQRVVQVVEGRRLMQQYNCVGCHEIEKRGGFIRRYYEENPALAPPVLNGEGEKVQSPWLFGFIKEPIGLRPWLKLRMPTFQLNDAEVNQLVGYFNGLSKVEIPYAYFDERKIPREHLDAARVLITKDYFNCFSCHQQGDRKPEGPVEGWAPDLTLARSRLSPTWILKWLQDPQKVQPGTKMPSFFPGGPDNILGGKDDRQIEALRDYIMSLGKGGPGPSVEKAPAKPAPKGKVASR is encoded by the coding sequence ATGGCGGTTCGCGGCGTTGACGAAAAAGAGGAAAAGAAATCTTACGGCAGCGTGTTCCTGCTTGGCAGCGCGCTGCTCGTCGTCGCCACTCTATGGTCGTTTTGGGACGACAACATCACGCGCCGGCCGTGGAAGAGATATCAGGCGAATTTCTACCGGCTGGATTACCAAAAAGCCAAAGCGGCCTACGCTGAAGAGGACAAGAAGCTCCAGGCCGATCCCGCCTACCAGGAGCTGGTAAAAAAGCTCAAAGCCGAGCAGGAGAGCTTGGAGAAGGGCGAATTATCCAAAAAGCTGAGGGCGCTGGAGAGCCAGGAAAAAAGCGCCACGGTTCGCTTTGGCGATCTCGACCAGAAAGTCAAGTTCATCAAGAGCGAGTTGGAAGAGGCGTGGTACGAGCACGACCACGCGCTGCAGCAGGGAAGATCCACCAAGCCCTATGAAGAAACCATCCGCGAGCTGGAAGGGCGCAAGGCCAAGCTCGATCCGGAAGTCGAAAAGGCGCGCCAGGAGAAGGAACGGATCAAAGACGAGATCAAGAAGATCAACGCGGGCATCAAGGATCTGGAGAACGAGCTGGCCAAAAAGACCGCCGAGCGCGATAAATGGCTGACGACGATCCAGAACGCCACCCTCGTCCAGCTTGGGCCCATCCCTCTTTATAAAATTCCCAACATACGCCAGGTCGTGCTGAACGAGTTCGACCGCAATACGTTCGACCAGCCGATCGCCCGCGTCGATCGCTGCCAGACCTGTCATACGGCGATCAACCGTCCCGGATTCGAAAACGACCCGCAGCCCTACCGCACGCATCCGCGCCGCGAAGTCCTGCTCGCCGACAACGCCCATCCGCCGGACAAGTTCGGATGCACGGGCTGCCACGACGGGCAGGGGCCGGCCGTGAGCGGCGCCATGAAAGCGCACGGAGAAACCCCGCCCGGCGAACACAATTACTGGGAACATCCGCTGCTTCGCGGGCCCAAGGTTCAATCGAGCTGCACGTCCTGCCATCTCAACGTGCAGGCGCTCGAAGACGCGCCTTTGGCCGCGCAAGGGCAGAGAATCTTCGAGCAGATCGGCTGCACCGGCTGCCATCTCGTCAAGGGCTACGAAGACATTCCGAAAATCGGCCCCAGCTTGAAGCGCATCAGCGCCAAGGTCGATCCGAGCTGGATGGTGCGCTGGATCGAGAACCCGCACAAATTCCGTCCGCGCACGCGGATGCCGAACTTCGAATTCAAGCAGGACGAGGCGGTGGCGATCGCCGCTTTTCTCTGGTCGCTCGCCAAAGAAGAAGGAGACAAGTGGCTGCAGGAGCATCCCATGCCCGCCGGTGTCCGCGACGGCGACAAGAGTCTTGCGGCCCAAGGCAAGACGCTGGTCGAATCGATCGGCTGCAAGGGCTGCCACGGCTTCGCCGAGGGAGAATTTAGCACCACCGTCGGGAAAGAAAAAGATCTCGTGCCCAATTTAAAGGACGTCGCCGGCAAAGTCGGCGCGCGCTGGACCTACTACTGGATCAAAAATCCGCGCGACTACTTCCCGCAGACCCACATGCCGAGTCTCCGCCTAACGGATGCGGAAGCGGCGGCGATTACCGGTTATCTGATGACTCTCGGCGCGACAACCGAGCCGATCGCCGGCATCGCGGAGAAGCTCGCCGACGCCAAGAACATCAAACGCGGCGAATCGTTGACGCGGAAGTACGGCTGCTTCGGCTGCCACGATATTCAGGGCATGGAAAAAGAGTCGCGCATCGGCGTCGAGCTGACGACCTTCGGCTCGAAGAAGCTCGAAGAATTATTTTTCGGCAACCACACCGATATCCCGAACACCTGGGACGACTGGACCACCAACAAGCTCAAGACGCCGCGCACCTACGCGACCGAGCGCGTCGAGCAGGTCATGCCGCAGTTCGATCTGGCCGACGAGGACATCAAGGCGCTTAGGACCTTGCTCGCCGGCTTTCAGGATCGGAAAGTCCCCGCGCGCTATATGGCCGAGCGCGGTCAAAGAGTCGTCCAGGTCGTCGAAGGCCGCAGGCTGATGCAGCAGTACAACTGCGTCGGCTGTCACGAGATCGAAAAGAGAGGCGGCTTCATCCGCCGCTACTACGAGGAGAATCCCGCGTTGGCGCCGCCGGTGCTCAACGGCGAAGGCGAGAAAGTTCAATCGCCCTGGCTCTTCGGCTTCATCAAAGAGCCTATCGGTCTCCGTCCGTGGCTCAAGCTCCGCATGCCCACGTTCCAGTTGAACGACGCCGAGGTCAATCAACTAGTCGGTTACTTCAACGGCCTGTCCAAAGTGGAAATTCCATACGCCTACTTCGACGAGCGGAAAATACCCCGAGAACATCTCGACGCGGCGCGCGTCCTCATCACGAAAGATTATTTCAACTGCTTTAGCTGCCATCAGCAGGGCGACAGAAAGCCCGAAGGGCCGGTGGAAGGCTGGGCGCCCGATCTCACTTTGGCCCGAAGCCGTCTGAGCCCGACCTGGATACTCAAGTGGTTGCAAGACCCGCAAAAAGTTCAGCCGGGAACCAAGATGCCGTCGTTCTTCCCCGGCGGGCCGGACAATATCCTCGGCGGCAAGGACGACCGCCAAATCGAAGCGCTGAGAGACTATATTATGTCCCTTGGAAAGGGCGGCCCCGGCCCGTCGGTAGAAAAGGCGCCTGCGAAGCCGGCGCCGAAAGGAAAAGTCGCATCGCGTTGA
- a CDS encoding carboxypeptidase regulatory-like domain-containing protein, with protein sequence MKKVNLLASTLVTLLALSPSYLSAYTGGDVKDGGSISGTVKFAGTAPAPKKLEVSKDKEVCGKSAKTDPSLIVSGGNLVNAVVSITDIKSGKKIEQKKVKLDQKECEYHPHVLAFPAGSTLEIGNPDGILHNIHSYSKVNTPFNVAQPKFKKTMEQKIDKPEIINIKCDVHGWMSGWLVATESPYVAVTDNSGSFKLTDVPPGTYTVQVWHETLANEAAKTKPVTQKVTVKAKEDAKVNFEMGKK encoded by the coding sequence ATGAAGAAAGTTAATCTATTGGCATCGACGCTGGTCACGTTGCTGGCGCTTTCGCCGTCTTATCTGTCAGCTTATACGGGCGGCGACGTGAAAGATGGCGGAAGCATTTCGGGCACGGTCAAATTCGCGGGCACGGCCCCGGCGCCGAAAAAGCTCGAGGTCAGCAAGGACAAAGAAGTCTGCGGCAAAAGCGCCAAGACCGATCCGTCTCTCATCGTCTCGGGCGGCAACCTGGTCAACGCCGTGGTTTCGATCACCGACATCAAGAGCGGCAAGAAGATCGAGCAGAAGAAGGTGAAACTGGATCAGAAAGAGTGCGAATATCACCCGCACGTTCTGGCCTTCCCCGCCGGCAGCACGCTGGAGATCGGCAATCCCGACGGCATCCTGCACAACATTCACTCCTACAGCAAGGTGAATACGCCGTTCAACGTAGCCCAGCCGAAGTTCAAGAAGACGATGGAACAGAAAATCGACAAGCCGGAGATCATCAACATCAAGTGCGACGTGCACGGCTGGATGAGCGGCTGGCTCGTCGCGACGGAAAGTCCCTACGTCGCCGTCACCGACAACAGCGGCAGCTTCAAGCTGACCGACGTGCCGCCCGGAACCTACACGGTCCAGGTTTGGCACGAGACTCTAGCCAACGAAGCGGCTAAAACGAAGCCGGTGACTCAGAAGGTAACGGTCAAAGCCAAAGAAGACGCCAAGGTCAATTTCGAGATGGGGAAAAAGTAG
- a CDS encoding inorganic phosphate transporter — protein sequence MDLGLAALVFLALAFDFINGFHDAANSIATVVSTRVLSPRYAVVWAAFFNFIAFLVFELHVANTVGKGIVDPAIVDRHVIAATLIGASAWDLITWYWGLPTSSSHALMGGFIGAALVKAGTGSLVWAGVIKTTIFMVLAPIIGMILGLLLGVIVYRLFQHQAPGRVDGLFRKGQLISAALYSLGHGGNDAQKTMGIITVLLFSAGVLGGKFHVPLWVVLSCHAAMGLGTLFGGWRIVKTMGQKIVKLKPVDGFCAETGGALTLFTTGALGIPVSTTHTITGSIVGIGSLKRLTAVRWGVAGRIVWAWIFTIPASAAIAAVSYWLTSGIWPVTP from the coding sequence ATGGATCTCGGTCTCGCCGCTCTTGTCTTTCTCGCTTTAGCCTTCGACTTTATCAACGGCTTTCACGATGCGGCCAATTCGATCGCGACCGTCGTGTCTACGAGGGTTCTTTCGCCTCGGTATGCCGTCGTTTGGGCCGCCTTTTTCAATTTTATCGCCTTTCTCGTTTTTGAACTACACGTCGCCAACACCGTAGGAAAGGGCATCGTCGACCCCGCCATTGTCGATCGGCACGTCATTGCAGCTACGTTGATTGGTGCTTCTGCGTGGGACCTCATCACGTGGTATTGGGGGCTGCCGACCAGTTCATCGCATGCGCTGATGGGAGGTTTTATCGGAGCCGCGCTGGTTAAAGCTGGCACTGGGTCCCTGGTGTGGGCAGGCGTCATAAAGACAACAATCTTCATGGTACTCGCGCCAATTATCGGAATGATCCTAGGATTGCTGTTGGGCGTGATAGTTTACCGGTTATTTCAGCATCAGGCTCCAGGTCGCGTAGACGGGCTATTTCGCAAAGGTCAACTGATTTCCGCTGCATTATACAGCCTAGGGCACGGCGGAAACGACGCGCAGAAAACGATGGGAATCATCACGGTGCTGTTATTCTCAGCGGGTGTATTAGGTGGGAAGTTCCACGTTCCCTTGTGGGTCGTCCTCTCTTGTCATGCGGCCATGGGCCTCGGAACTCTCTTCGGAGGGTGGAGGATTGTCAAAACGATGGGTCAGAAGATTGTCAAACTAAAACCGGTTGACGGATTTTGTGCGGAAACTGGAGGAGCCTTGACGCTTTTTACCACGGGGGCGCTCGGAATCCCCGTGAGCACGACTCACACGATTACAGGATCGATTGTAGGGATCGGATCTCTGAAGCGTCTCACGGCGGTGAGATGGGGAGTGGCCGGCCGTATCGTCTGGGCCTGGATTTTCACGATCCCTGCGTCGGCCGCCATCGCCGCCGTGTCTTACTGGTTGACATCGGGTATCTGGCCGGTCACTCCCTGA
- a CDS encoding class II aldolase/adducin family protein — MKKRIFDLKKNLVVACRILSQEELVRGFGHVSARIPGTDLFLLTPRVSLALVKEKDLLTLDLHGKVVAGKSAAPFEAALHAAIFQKRVEVQAIARIHARKANYFSVTDRKIEPVHNHGSFFHGGVPLFSQTPLISTPALGAEVAETLGQNPAVLLRGNGQVTVGRTIPEAVMMAIYLEEAADMLYGALQIGAPVFLGSEESVLGKKETLPPVDLERAWNYYKNKIYRK, encoded by the coding sequence ATGAAAAAGAGGATTTTCGATTTAAAAAAGAACCTGGTTGTAGCGTGTAGAATACTCTCGCAAGAAGAACTCGTCCGCGGCTTCGGCCACGTGAGCGCCCGCATCCCCGGCACGGACCTGTTTCTGCTGACGCCGCGCGTTAGTCTCGCCCTCGTGAAGGAAAAGGACCTGTTGACGCTGGATCTCCATGGCAAGGTCGTCGCGGGGAAATCGGCGGCGCCGTTCGAGGCGGCGCTGCACGCGGCGATCTTCCAAAAAAGAGTTGAGGTGCAGGCGATCGCGCGCATCCATGCCCGCAAGGCCAACTATTTCTCGGTCACGGACAGGAAAATCGAACCGGTTCACAATCACGGCAGCTTTTTCCACGGCGGCGTGCCGCTTTTTTCCCAGACCCCATTGATCTCGACTCCGGCACTCGGCGCGGAGGTCGCGGAAACTCTCGGACAAAATCCGGCGGTGCTCTTGAGGGGCAACGGTCAGGTCACCGTGGGAAGGACGATTCCCGAAGCCGTGATGATGGCGATTTATTTGGAAGAGGCCGCGGACATGCTTTACGGCGCGCTGCAGATCGGCGCGCCAGTGTTTCTTGGCTCAGAAGAATCGGTCTTGGGAAAGAAAGAAACGCTGCCTCCGGTGGATCTCGAGCGCGCGTGGAACTACTACAAGAACAAAATATACCGCAAGTAA
- a CDS encoding ABC transporter substrate-binding protein: MKRFIITIVMSMIAMLSSGTGAWAQKSLTAVRLGIAGISGTNSHPYVDKQLGLYQKHNIDLELIAFQGGTQLIQAMLAGDLPLAFSEGVTVLASNIKGVNLLFIGGIVNTFPFTILTKAEIKTPAELRGKKIAISRFGSSSDVAVRHAVERYDLKPEKDVVILQVGGQSERFAALRAGVVDAAIVSPPFNLVGRRLGFNDLIDMSESGVAYSHQQIVARKDFLERQPELVLRFLRGTIEGLAYWKDPSKKDVVTQNIAKFLKLDAQKDKDQLDETFRYYGKVFPTKPYPTLEGLELSASMLKKARPDAKDLQPKDSLTNRFIAELEKEGFLAKVFGGR, from the coding sequence ATGAAGCGCTTCATCATCACAATCGTTATGTCCATGATCGCAATGCTGTCGTCCGGCACGGGCGCTTGGGCGCAGAAAAGTCTCACGGCGGTGCGCCTCGGCATCGCCGGCATCAGCGGCACGAACAGCCATCCCTACGTGGACAAACAGCTCGGCCTTTATCAAAAGCACAACATCGACCTGGAGCTGATCGCGTTCCAGGGCGGCACCCAGTTGATCCAGGCCATGCTCGCGGGCGATCTGCCCCTGGCGTTCTCCGAAGGCGTCACGGTCCTCGCGAGCAATATCAAGGGCGTGAATCTTCTCTTCATCGGCGGAATCGTCAATACGTTTCCCTTCACGATCCTGACGAAAGCGGAGATAAAAACGCCGGCCGAGCTGCGGGGCAAAAAAATCGCCATCAGCCGCTTCGGCTCTTCCTCGGACGTCGCGGTGCGGCACGCCGTCGAACGTTACGACTTGAAGCCGGAGAAGGACGTGGTGATTCTTCAGGTCGGCGGCCAGAGCGAGCGCTTCGCGGCGCTCCGGGCGGGCGTCGTGGACGCGGCGATCGTCAGCCCGCCGTTCAATCTCGTCGGCCGCCGGCTCGGCTTCAACGATTTGATCGATATGTCGGAGTCGGGAGTCGCCTATTCGCACCAGCAGATCGTCGCCCGAAAAGATTTTCTCGAACGCCAGCCCGAACTGGTCCTGCGCTTTCTCAGGGGCACAATCGAGGGTTTGGCCTACTGGAAAGATCCGTCGAAGAAGGACGTCGTTACGCAAAACATCGCCAAGTTTTTGAAATTAGACGCGCAAAAAGACAAGGACCAGCTCGACGAAACCTTCCGCTATTACGGGAAAGTCTTTCCGACGAAGCCGTATCCCACGTTGGAAGGTCTGGAGCTCTCGGCGTCCATGCTGAAGAAGGCACGCCCGGACGCGAAGGACTTGCAGCCGAAAGATTCCCTGACGAACCGTTTCATCGCCGAGCTGGAAAAGGAAGGTTTCCTGGCAAAAGTCTTCGGCGGACGCTGA
- a CDS encoding rhodanese-like domain-containing protein, which yields MIAVASGSVGAALCWRPLGALVCLTLWLTPAAHAGHDDEFIPTIPAERVKALLDSGEKIIFIDLRPPSEFQKGRLPGARSIPVGELQKRSAEVPQSGRVVLYCGCPPGGVDESYAYLALRGKGYRNAIVLEEGFAGWVKKKYPTEAGR from the coding sequence ATGATCGCAGTCGCGTCCGGGAGCGTCGGCGCGGCGCTTTGTTGGAGACCGCTTGGCGCGCTGGTTTGTCTTACCCTGTGGCTGACACCCGCGGCGCATGCAGGGCACGACGACGAGTTCATTCCGACCATCCCCGCCGAGCGGGTTAAAGCCCTGCTAGATAGCGGCGAGAAAATTATCTTCATCGATCTGCGTCCGCCGAGCGAATTCCAAAAGGGTCGGCTGCCCGGAGCGCGCTCGATTCCCGTCGGGGAGTTGCAAAAAAGATCCGCCGAAGTGCCGCAGTCGGGGCGGGTGGTCCTCTATTGCGGCTGCCCGCCCGGAGGCGTAGACGAATCCTACGCTTACCTCGCGCTTCGAGGGAAGGGCTACCGGAACGCGATCGTCCTCGAAGAAGGGTTCGCGGGTTGGGTCAAGAAAAAATATCCGACGGAGGCCGGCCGATGA
- a CDS encoding amidohydrolase family protein, producing MTQRVLLALLVFFVGQASAQTLPPEIVRYADMILHNGKIVTVDDKFRIVQALAVRDGKILKVGADKAILALAGPKTRRINLSGRTVIPGLIDTHSHLHEYSLDRFAREMNPRLVETSIAGRTEEELLERIGELAQKTKPGEWLIARIRPRAVADGFVINKTRFDLDKVVPNNPAVIHVTDTKAMTNSKALAELLKRYDAKLLDLPKDAKGEFTGRIGSGVSLIFDEEIIPKPKPEELAPIYLRELQLWGAAGITTWSSSLGSEAISAFNYMESKGQLPLRVAYTNEAGYRDNVYAENYVKRSGNLIGHGTDRMWLIGVSAGSSDSSYPGVCTTLSPDPKIKAREDCRLTLDNVRGRAVYEAVKAGLRISGTHNAGDKAVDVLLDIIEKASQEAGLALEQVREKKHVLDHCTMVPRPDQIERAKKFGIMWSCAPKYLLRADRVARDYGEATAHNWVVPVKSILDAGGRVTWEQDDPDLGIKPFSGFYALISRKDENGKVWGAKNAVDRKTVLLMATRWASEYVLRENLLGSLETGKWADIVVLNKDFLTVPEAEIPGIKSVATIVGGKIIHSELP from the coding sequence ATGACGCAAAGGGTTCTTCTGGCGCTACTCGTTTTCTTCGTCGGCCAGGCGTCGGCGCAGACTCTCCCGCCGGAGATCGTCCGCTACGCCGACATGATCCTGCACAACGGCAAGATCGTCACCGTCGATGACAAGTTCAGGATCGTCCAGGCGCTCGCCGTGCGTGACGGAAAAATTCTCAAGGTGGGAGCGGACAAAGCAATCCTTGCTCTGGCGGGCCCCAAGACCAGAAGAATCAATTTGTCGGGGCGGACCGTCATTCCCGGCCTGATCGATACGCATTCGCATCTCCACGAATATTCCCTCGACCGCTTCGCCCGCGAGATGAATCCGAGGCTCGTCGAGACCAGCATCGCGGGGCGCACCGAGGAGGAGTTGCTCGAGCGCATCGGGGAGCTGGCGCAGAAGACCAAGCCCGGCGAGTGGCTGATCGCGCGCATCCGGCCGCGCGCCGTCGCCGACGGCTTCGTCATCAACAAGACGCGCTTCGACCTCGACAAGGTCGTCCCCAACAACCCGGCCGTCATCCACGTCACCGACACCAAAGCGATGACCAACAGCAAAGCGCTGGCGGAGCTGCTCAAACGGTACGATGCCAAATTGTTGGATTTGCCCAAGGACGCGAAGGGCGAATTCACCGGGCGGATCGGCTCCGGCGTGAGCCTCATCTTCGACGAAGAGATCATTCCCAAGCCCAAGCCGGAGGAGCTGGCGCCGATCTATCTGAGAGAGCTTCAACTGTGGGGCGCGGCCGGCATCACGACCTGGTCTTCTTCGCTGGGATCGGAAGCGATCTCCGCGTTCAACTATATGGAGAGCAAAGGCCAACTGCCGCTTCGCGTCGCCTACACCAACGAGGCCGGCTACCGCGACAACGTCTACGCCGAAAACTACGTCAAGCGCTCCGGCAATCTCATCGGCCACGGCACCGACCGCATGTGGCTGATCGGCGTCTCCGCCGGCTCGAGCGACTCTTCCTATCCCGGCGTCTGCACGACGCTGTCGCCCGATCCTAAAATCAAGGCGCGCGAGGACTGCCGGCTGACGCTGGACAACGTGCGCGGGCGCGCCGTCTACGAGGCGGTCAAGGCCGGCTTAAGAATTTCCGGCACGCACAACGCGGGCGACAAGGCGGTCGATGTCCTCCTCGACATCATCGAGAAGGCGAGCCAGGAGGCGGGATTGGCGCTGGAGCAAGTGCGGGAGAAAAAGCACGTGCTCGACCATTGCACCATGGTCCCGCGGCCGGACCAGATCGAACGCGCGAAAAAGTTCGGCATCATGTGGAGCTGCGCGCCCAAGTATCTGCTGCGCGCCGACCGGGTCGCACGCGATTACGGCGAAGCGACCGCGCACAACTGGGTGGTCCCGGTAAAAAGCATTCTCGACGCCGGCGGCAGGGTGACGTGGGAGCAGGACGATCCCGACCTTGGAATCAAACCGTTCTCCGGTTTTTATGCGTTGATCAGCCGCAAAGACGAAAACGGCAAAGTCTGGGGCGCGAAAAACGCCGTGGACCGGAAGACGGTGCTCCTGATGGCGACGCGTTGGGCTTCGGAGTACGTGCTGCGGGAAAACCTTCTCGGCTCGCTGGAGACCGGCAAGTGGGCGGATATCGTCGTTCTCAACAAAGATTTCCTCACCGTCCCGGAAGCCGAGATCCCCGGCATCAAGAGCGTCGCCACGATCGTAGGAGGAAAGATTATTCACAGCGAGCTGCCATGA